The genomic interval TCCCAGCTGTAATCCCAGCGGCCATGTGGATTTATCTTGGAGTCCATCTGGGAATTGGCAAGGCTGATCTCGAAACTGGTTGCCTCCCTGCCGCCTCCCCAGGTATCAAGGAGAATAGCGATCCATTCACCTGTAACATAATTATCCCTGGGAGTAAGCGCGTTCATCATAGTGGTCGGATCGGGATCATTCATACTGAAGGCAAAATAGATATGACTATCGTTGTAGAGAATTGATATCTCGGTCTCTTCGGTCATTTCAGATCCGTACTCAGGGCCATACTGCATAAGTCTGCAGCAGACAGTCTCCGTCTGCAACCAGACAGAGTCATCAAGAACACCATCTATTGATGGACCATCCTGAATCCTGACCGCAGTTAAAGGTTGAGGAGTTGAAAGTGTTCCGATTAGCAGTAAAATTGATGCTAACATGATGCCTCCCTACACCGATTGAGTTTTGACTAATCATAACCCTTCGCGATCGCAGAAGTCAAATAACTTTCGTATGTTACTCTATATCAATGTTTTATGGATTTGTACCGAATGACGCATAACTCCGGCTCACGATCCCGGCGTTCCTTCTTGTGAATGATCGGAGGTTTACTGTCCGGCGGGTCCTGATGAAACGTGAAGAATTTCCATTAAGGGACTTATCCAGTTTTCCAGAAGTATTACATGATCCGAAGCGAAGTCTGCAGCTCTTGGACCTCCCCAGTAATCTTTTACGATCCAGATACTGTCATATTCATGCAGCAGACTGTCAATAACGAAATCTGCTCCGGTGCTTGGGGGTGTCAGATTTTCCGTATATGGATCATCCACTCCGAATACTGTTCTGGTAGTATTCTCATCACAGTAGTAATCCCAGATTAACCCTCCGGATTGTCCTCCAATAACGAGAACACTCTCACCGTGTTCAATTCTGTTCTCAACGAATTCAACTGCGGCGCGCCAGTCAGCTCTGTGATAGGGAAAACTGCTGATATTGTAATAGGGAGACAGCATTATAGCTGTTATGGCAAGAATCACAGGACCGGAACGCTTCCATCTATCAACCGCGGAAGCAATGGCGAAAGCGAGAGGAATCCAGAGTATTGTAAGGTGCCTGACGGTTGGATCTTCTTTCAGAAATATCAGAAAAGGAAGCACGAACACAAGCAGGAGCCAATTTCTGAATTTGCTGTTAAGAACATTTCGAAGGAACAGGTTTATCAAAAGCAATAACTGACCACATCCAAAGATGCACCAGAAGAATATCTGCTTCTTATCAACAAGAAACTGTCGACCAGCCTCAATAAGAAGACCTCCTGGAATTAGCCGTGCGAATACCGATGGTATCCGAATCAGAAAACGGTACTTCAGAACAGCGGCCATGTCCAACCCTGCTCTGCTCATTCTATCTGCTCTGAACGAAGCCTGTTTGATCAACAGTAAACAGAACGGTGAATAGAACAACAGGAACAGACAGATCAGAAGAACAAATCGACTGAATTTCAGCCGATCCTGGCGGGGTACCGTGAAGTAGAGTCCAAATCCCGCGATGATATACAAACCAAACAGATGCTGGATGATCATTCCGATAAGCGCGATGGGAAGAAGGGCAAACACAGCTCTCCTGTTTCCGCGCCATGCTCTGTCCGCGATATCAATGAAAAGGAACCCGAAAAAGGCTGTTATACCGTACAGCCATGCTTCCTGTCCGAGAGAGACCGCGAAGGGTGATACAGCCCATATCATTCCTGCCCAGAAGGCGGATTTCAAGTTTATTTTTCTTGAAATAAAAGCCATAAGCGGAATGGCGGCCAGAGCCGAAGCAAGAGCTGAAACCACCCTCAGCCCCGCTTCACTGTTTCCAAATATGACAGATGAAAGTTTGATGAACAGAAAAGCCAGCGGTGGATGTGGCGAACCTGCCGTAGACATCGTAATCAGATCAGTAATACTTCTGTCCATGAGTCCCGCGGCGTATGCTTCATCAACCCACAGGCTCTTTGAGCCGATACAAATGAAACGAAGCGCAAGACCTGCTGCAAAGACAATCAGATATGGTATCCAGCTGTTCTCTTTCATGTACTTCCGAAGTATGGTCCTGTCAGCAAACAGCATATTTACCTCATCGCGCAATTCATAATATCCATTTCAATCCAGGAAGGAAATACTCAACCTCTTATCTTAACAACTGAAATCCGAATTGGAAATGGCGGACTAA from Candidatus Aegiribacteria sp. carries:
- a CDS encoding glycosyltransferase family 39 protein yields the protein MLFADRTILRKYMKENSWIPYLIVFAAGLALRFICIGSKSLWVDEAYAAGLMDRSITDLITMSTAGSPHPPLAFLFIKLSSVIFGNSEAGLRVVSALASALAAIPLMAFISRKINLKSAFWAGMIWAVSPFAVSLGQEAWLYGITAFFGFLFIDIADRAWRGNRRAVFALLPIALIGMIIQHLFGLYIIAGFGLYFTVPRQDRLKFSRFVLLICLFLLFYSPFCLLLIKQASFRADRMSRAGLDMAAVLKYRFLIRIPSVFARLIPGGLLIEAGRQFLVDKKQIFFWCIFGCGQLLLLINLFLRNVLNSKFRNWLLLVFVLPFLIFLKEDPTVRHLTILWIPLAFAIASAVDRWKRSGPVILAITAIMLSPYYNISSFPYHRADWRAAVEFVENRIEHGESVLVIGGQSGGLIWDYYCDENTTRTVFGVDDPYTENLTPPSTGADFVIDSLLHEYDSIWIVKDYWGGPRAADFASDHVILLENWISPLMEILHVSSGPAGQ